One window of the Thermodesulfomicrobium sp. WS genome contains the following:
- a CDS encoding iron-containing alcohol dehydrogenase produces MDIRKFSLPEIIFGHGSIRYAGSYALQLGGKRVFLVSDQGLERSGWVDRLLAVLEAAGLETIYFDQVYSNPRDIHIEAGAELYRESQADVILALGGGSPMDTAKGIAALAGCGGRIHDYEGANRISRPLPPLILLPSTAGSGSDVSQFAIITDTARRVKMSIISRSLTPNVSIIDPDLLDTVDDHLLITSAVDALAHAVESYLSPLAHALTETQALTAIRLITRHLPRALRSRDPDDMEQLSLASTAAGISFSNASLGACHAIAHSLGGFFDTPHGEVHPVVLPHVMRFNLPACTARMADIGEVILGGRLATDAATATAGIAWLEEFFANLGAASRLSHIIPHTDDFAQICHMAAQDACLLTNPRPATAADLLAICTEAW; encoded by the coding sequence ATGGACATCCGCAAATTTTCTCTCCCAGAAATCATCTTCGGCCATGGCAGTATCCGCTACGCCGGGTCCTATGCCCTGCAACTGGGCGGTAAACGGGTATTTCTCGTGAGCGACCAGGGGCTCGAGCGCAGCGGCTGGGTGGACCGCCTGCTCGCGGTACTCGAAGCGGCAGGGCTCGAGACCATCTACTTCGACCAAGTCTATTCCAACCCGCGGGACATCCATATCGAAGCCGGGGCGGAGCTCTACCGGGAAAGCCAGGCCGATGTCATCCTCGCCCTGGGCGGCGGCAGTCCCATGGACACGGCCAAAGGCATCGCCGCACTCGCGGGCTGCGGCGGCCGCATCCACGACTACGAAGGCGCCAACCGCATCTCCCGGCCCCTACCGCCCCTCATCCTGCTTCCGTCCACCGCCGGCAGCGGCTCGGATGTCTCGCAATTTGCCATCATCACCGACACCGCCCGCCGGGTGAAGATGTCCATCATCAGCCGCTCCCTCACCCCCAACGTCTCTATCATCGACCCGGACCTGCTCGATACCGTGGATGACCATCTCCTCATCACCTCCGCGGTGGACGCCCTGGCCCACGCCGTCGAGTCCTACCTCTCGCCCTTGGCCCACGCCCTCACGGAAACCCAGGCGCTGACCGCCATCCGCCTCATCACCCGGCATTTACCCCGGGCGTTGCGCTCCCGCGATCCCGACGACATGGAGCAGCTCTCCCTGGCCAGCACCGCCGCAGGCATCAGCTTCAGCAACGCCAGCCTCGGCGCCTGCCATGCCATCGCCCACTCCTTGGGCGGGTTTTTCGACACCCCGCATGGAGAGGTGCATCCTGTGGTCCTGCCCCACGTCATGCGCTTCAACCTCCCGGCCTGCACTGCCCGCATGGCGGACATCGGCGAGGTCATCCTCGGCGGCCGCCTCGCCACGGACGCAGCGACCGCCACGGCGGGTATTGCCTGGCTGGAAGAGTTTTTCGCCAACCTCGGCGCTGCCTCGCGGCTCTCCCACATCATCCCCCACACCGACGACTTTGCCCAAATCTGCCACATGGCGGCCCAAGACGCATGCCTGCTCACCAACCCCCGACCCGCCACGGCAGCGGACCTCTTGGCCATCTGCACGGAGGCCTGGTGA
- a CDS encoding ATP-binding protein gives MTPSLMDIVGPEYTKLGFFRDVQDKMAQLHAYTEELERKKQEIQSILDGIVDVLAVITPDLCIQYVNPVFFRYFDDPNPGGKRCHEVFRGSAEPCAGCPVQTTLATGRPDRLTYLDRRGERTIHFELVSAPIRDEHGNTRAVLLTKRDITLEKEYQAKYYQAEKMATIGLLAAGVAHEINNPLASISGFAEALRRRLPQLRQRLGETDPLVQDFNEYIGIISEECARCRDIVLGLLSFSRQRAYAGQRLDLVQLVRDTLKILAHKIKEAPGVQLIQDLSPTAVPVCGDPSELKQVLVNLVLNAMDAVLPQGTITVRAHAHGKDAFLIVEDTGHGIAPEHMDKLFLPFFSTKTQGHSIGIGLSICYGIIQQHGGEITVCSEPGQGATFRVRLPLEHPTSGENL, from the coding sequence ATGACCCCTTCGCTCATGGACATCGTTGGTCCGGAATACACCAAGCTCGGCTTCTTCCGGGACGTGCAGGACAAAATGGCGCAACTGCACGCCTACACCGAAGAACTGGAGCGCAAGAAGCAGGAAATCCAAAGCATTCTCGATGGAATCGTGGACGTGCTTGCGGTCATCACCCCGGACCTTTGCATCCAATATGTCAATCCGGTGTTCTTTCGGTATTTCGACGATCCGAACCCCGGAGGCAAACGCTGCCACGAAGTCTTTCGGGGCAGCGCCGAGCCGTGCGCCGGGTGCCCAGTACAAACCACGCTCGCCACGGGCCGACCGGACCGCCTCACCTATCTGGACCGGCGCGGGGAGCGCACCATCCACTTCGAGTTGGTAAGCGCCCCCATCCGCGACGAGCACGGAAACACCCGCGCCGTGCTCCTCACCAAGCGCGACATCACCCTCGAAAAGGAATATCAAGCCAAGTACTATCAGGCGGAAAAGATGGCCACCATCGGCCTGCTCGCCGCCGGCGTGGCCCACGAAATCAACAATCCTCTGGCCTCCATCAGCGGCTTTGCCGAGGCCCTGCGCCGCAGACTCCCGCAGCTGCGCCAGCGCCTCGGAGAAACCGATCCCCTGGTGCAGGACTTCAACGAATATATCGGCATCATCTCCGAGGAATGCGCCCGTTGCCGGGATATCGTCCTCGGGCTGCTCTCCTTCAGCCGCCAGCGCGCCTATGCCGGCCAGCGCCTGGACCTCGTCCAATTGGTGCGCGACACCCTCAAGATCCTCGCGCACAAGATCAAAGAGGCCCCAGGGGTCCAGCTCATCCAAGACCTCTCCCCCACGGCGGTGCCCGTCTGCGGCGACCCCAGCGAACTCAAGCAGGTCCTGGTGAACCTCGTGCTCAACGCCATGGACGCGGTGCTCCCCCAAGGCACCATCACGGTGCGCGCCCATGCCCACGGGAAAGACGCCTTTTTGATCGTGGAGGACACCGGCCACGGCATTGCCCCGGAACACATGGACAAGCTCTTTTTGCCCTTCTTTTCCACCAAGACGCAGGGGCATAGTATCGGCATCGGTCTTTCCATCTGCTACGGCATCATCCAGCAGCATGGCGGAGAGATCACCGTGTGCAGCGAGCCTGGACAGGGCGCCACCTTCCGCGTGCGTCTGCCCCTCGAACACCCCACATCCGGCGAGAACCTATGA